Part of the Geobacter pickeringii genome, TCCAGGAACTTCCTCTCGTCTTCCAGGACAAGATCTTCGTCGGCTCGAACATCGGCTGGATCGATCCGACCTGGACCGGCCTGAAGAGCCCGGGAAGCCTCTGGTACCCCCACATTTACGAGCGCAACCGCTGGCGTCTGACCAACACCGGCATCCCGCTCCCCAATCCGTCGGCCATCCCCGAGATGTTCGGCGACACCATGCTGGTCAACGGAACCGTCTTCCCCGAGGCCACCGTCGAGGGGCGCCGCTACCGCCTGCGGATACTCAACGCCTGCCAGGCCCGCTTCATGAACCTGCAGCTCTATGTGGACGACGGCAGCCCCAACGGCATCACCCTGGATGCCAACGGCAATCCGAAAAACGCGCCGTTCATCGATGGCGCCCAGAAGGACTCGAAGATTCTCCAGATCGGGACCGAAGGGGGGTTCCTCCCGAAACCGGTGCCCGTCTCCACCAGCACCCCGTTCAACCCCCTCGCCCTGAGCGGCTCCCTCATCATGGCGCCGGCTGAGCGGGCCGACATCATCATCGACTTCAGCAAGTACGTCGGCAAGAGCATCGTCCTCTACAGCGATGCCCCGGCTCCCTTCCCCATGGGGGACCCGCGCAACGATTACTTCCCGGGGCTCAACGTGGCGGGGAATCCGGTCAACGGCCAGACCAAGGCGGGATTCGGCCCCAACACCCGCATCCTCATGCGGTTCAAAGTGGTGGCACCGACCTCCCAGGACATTCCGCTCGCCATCACCACCAGCACCGACCTCTCGGGCGGCATCGACCCGTTCCTGCAGAATCCGGGAGGAACGCCGCGGCGGCTTACCCTCAACGAGACCTTTGACAACTGGGGAAGACTCTTCCAGCGGCTCGGCACCGATGCCCTGGCGGTCCGGGGAGTGGGCCAGGGGTACATGGAGATGGCAACTGAGGTCGTGAATGCCGGAACCACCGAGGTGTGGGAGATCTACAACCTCACCGGCGACACCCACCCGATCCATCTCCACCTGGTGAACTTCCAGCTCCTCAACCGGCAACCGTTCGACGTGGCGAAATTCATGGCCGGAAGCACGGTTTTCACCGGACCGACCACCGGCCCCGATCCGAACGAAACGGGGTGGAAGGAGACCCTCCGGATGAACCCGGGGACCGTGACGAGAATCATGATGCGCTTCGACCTCCCCACCGTGCCGTTCAACGTCCCGGACAGCCTGAGCCCCATGCTGGGGGTCAACGGGAAGGAATATGTCTGGCACTGCCACATCCTGGAGCACGAGGAGCACGACATGATGCGGCCCATGGTGGTCGTATAGGCGGGGCATCTCTCCCCGCCGGTTCGTCCGATTCCGTCACGCGTGTCGACGGCGAAAGACAGCAAGCCCCGCGGAATCCCGCGGGGCTTGTCATTTCCGCCCCCCCTCCCGCCGGGGGACGTTGCGACGGCCATTGCCGAAGGGGAGATCCATCGTGCTGCGCAACCATTCCACGGAGGCAGAAAGATGAGAAGAGCCCTCACGAACTGTTTACGGTACGGAATCGCGATCATCATGCTCGTCCTTGCCGCCTGCGGCGGGGGAGACGGGAATCGAACGCCGCCACTGACCGGGGGGACGGTAACCGGCGTCGTCCGGGACATGGCCACTGGCACCCCC contains:
- a CDS encoding multicopper oxidase family protein, yielding MKKISRRKFLQISGLAAGATMLPLPVRWLGQRDAFAFYQSPANVIPLFKTPLRGVGPGGIPVAAKDGVSPVTGADHYSVTAGQFQDAGVCPTLGPTTLWGYNPANPLGGGIQPPKHLGGIIVAWKNKPVQITFTNNLPAKAIIPADTSSIFSDAQQSVNRVSVHLHGGFVPWISDGGPMAYWGPASNPVYGPSIANGSTNLFKILNPSLKPGQGEIYYPNQQSARMMWYHDHAHDITRTNAYAGLATAYIIRDDFEAGLRNQGLPPFIEDSVLGGTTVQELPLVFQDKIFVGSNIGWIDPTWTGLKSPGSLWYPHIYERNRWRLTNTGIPLPNPSAIPEMFGDTMLVNGTVFPEATVEGRRYRLRILNACQARFMNLQLYVDDGSPNGITLDANGNPKNAPFIDGAQKDSKILQIGTEGGFLPKPVPVSTSTPFNPLALSGSLIMAPAERADIIIDFSKYVGKSIVLYSDAPAPFPMGDPRNDYFPGLNVAGNPVNGQTKAGFGPNTRILMRFKVVAPTSQDIPLAITTSTDLSGGIDPFLQNPGGTPRRLTLNETFDNWGRLFQRLGTDALAVRGVGQGYMEMATEVVNAGTTEVWEIYNLTGDTHPIHLHLVNFQLLNRQPFDVAKFMAGSTVFTGPTTGPDPNETGWKETLRMNPGTVTRIMMRFDLPTVPFNVPDSLSPMLGVNGKEYVWHCHILEHEEHDMMRPMVVV